DNA sequence from the Hirundo rustica isolate bHirRus1 chromosome 25, bHirRus1.pri.v3, whole genome shotgun sequence genome:
CTTTTATCTTATCTTATCTTCTCGTCCTTATCTTCTCTCTATTCgtcatttctcttctcttcttctttctcttctctgtctcttctcttcctcttctcttcatcttctcttatcttctcttctctgtctcttctttcttctctctcctctctcgtctctctttctcttctctctctcctctcttctcttctcttctccctgCGGGTTTTGGGGAGCCCCAAAAGGCACCAAACTGCCGAGGCTCAGATGCACGTTACCTCTCTCCATCATCAGATCTGCTTCTATGCACGGAAACCAACTGCAAACACTTGTGTTTGGGAGGCAAAGGACATCAATCGGAAGAGGGAGTAGTATTTGACCTAATTTGGTGAAAAATTCACTTTGCCCTTTCAGTAATAGGCAGTGCATTAAATAACGCAATGTCCTGGATATTGTGTCTTTTCTGCTACTGGAAGTCAAAGTTGCTTTGTTTATTGAAAGGAAACATGAAGCTGGCAGAGCCTATCAGGTATGCAAAAGAGCTTTCAGGCTTGCTGGGGAGAACAGGGCATAGGGCTCAAATTGTACAGGTTGGTTTTCAGCACGTGAGCAAAAACCCACGATCACTAGGGCTGTGTCCAGTGCTCGAGGCAGTCCCTTAATTGCCTTTTGGGGCAAAACAGAGGTATAATCTCGTAAGGATCTTTTATTAAGGATTGCAAAAAGCTTTGTAAATACTAACTTAAGTTACGTATCGACTCAGAAATAAGAATGGCTTCATCCtcaattttaaaagcagctgtcTCTAAGGGAAAGTGCAAACTACAGCGTAAGGATTCAGTTGTGAGGGAACTTGAGGGAAATAGAGCAGAATTACATTATTTTGCAGTAATATCTACACTGAGATGCACAGGCCCCAAGAACTAGCAGCTAGAGCagtcagattattttttctgcacATAGGCCGTGATGTCTGTTTGAGCTGCAAGATTCTTGTGTGCTGAGCTGATCCAAGATGAAGGTACATTGGCCTCAGTGTGCAGTTAGTCATTTCCTGTCACGCTTTCATGTTTGAATTCTGTTGTACTGCGTATGACCTTTATTTTGTGGGGCAAAAAGATCTTGAGAACACAATCGCCCGGAATCCTCGGATTGTTAAGTTGGATAAGCAGTGAGGCATTTATATGGCAGTGGCTTACATGGGCACAAACCAATTCGGTCCAGAATTAACCTTTCGGTGCTGGATTGTAACATGCTCACAACGTGCTTGCCGAGAGCAACTGCACACCTGTCCCTCGCTCCTTTTTAAGAACTGACAGGAGCAGCCCTTTCCCTGGCCTGCAGCTCTTGCTCCTCCGATCACACCAAAGCTCCTGTGATCAGCCACATTCCCTGAAACTTGGCTTCTGCatctttcttcctcttatgGCCACCGTGACCAtgtgtgcagctgctgccctcagccAACCCCCTGTCTGGGTGGTAGCTGTCCCCTGCTGCCACTGTCCCCTGCGTGCCACTGGCACGTGTCAGGAGAGGTCCCTGTCACGAGGAGCTCTGGCCAGGCTCgtctctcttttctctgcagCCTCCTCAAAGCCAGAATCTCTCCATGGCATGTTTTTAAGCCACGGGTTTCTTAACTGCCTGACAGAAAGGTCTGCGTTGGTCTGGGCAGAAGTTTCTGGTGTGTTCCTGTCTTGCTCCTCTGCTCTCAGACTTCCTCCATCCATTAATGGTCTGTTTGAATGTGATGGGTCCAAAGTGCCCAAATGATTTCAATTCCCGACTTCCTGTTGAGTGCACAGAATTTGCTTACTTTGTGCTCATTTTGAATAAGATTAACAGTTGATCTCTTGAGCAAACATTCCAGTTTAATGTCAGCAGAATGACACAGGCGGCCTGCTCTGCGTGTTCCCAGTTTTACTGCCGTTAGCTACACCTCTGAAGGGCCAGGATTTTGTTCAGAGCCCAAAATAGTCAGTTAACCCCTAGAGATGTTTAGTACTAAATTTTCAACTCTGAAACcattccctcctttttttcctaggcACAGTTTTTAATCTTATGGTTGCGTAGTTGGGTGTCTTCAGCTTCTTTCTCAGACCCTGCTAGAATTAGGTTTCCTTAAAGAAAGTAACTCCAGAGCGAGGGCTGAATTGTCTcttgtgcctgtgctgctggcacctcaggagcccagcacagcagtggtGACAGTTTGCCCTTGCTCTCCTTGGAGCGGGTGTGATGTCTCCATCAAGGCTGTGCAAACAGCAGAGCGTTTCCTGCAGGCACCTCCGGGCAGGTGTGATTTTCTTACTGATTGTATTCTGTTCAGGAGTACAATCAGGCATTTGTGGGATAGGCACTGTGGTTTTGGCACTGTCCTTTATCTATATGCAGAGCTGTCAGGGGGAGTCTGTGATATGCCTTTGTTCTTTGGATGGGGCACCTCAGAGATCCCATCTGAACAACGGGAAACCCTTCTTTTGGCATTCTAAGACTGTATTAAAATCAAACAGCTTCTGAGATTCTGCTCCTTCAGTTTTAACGGATTCTGCTCCTTCTTCCTCACAAAGTTGTGGGCATTTTCGGGAAGCTGCTGACCTTGCTGACAGCGGgtgatttcatttaaaatgcgAGCTGTTTCTCCACAGTGCTGCCAGCCGCTTTGCTCAATCTGCTGCGGAGCCTGGAGCAGCGagtgccctgggcaggagggtgTCCTGCCCGTGCTTGGGGGAAAGGCTGGGGTACAGCTGtctcagcagagctctgcagtaCACACATGCATGAGCACAACACCCCAGCGGTGCGGGGTGGCTGTGCCCATACACCCGGCTCATTTGATCATCTCCTGCCTCTCAGGATGGCCGTAAGAGCCAAATTCCTGTGGGTTGGAGAAGCGACCTGCAGCACCCTCCGGTTGTGCTGGCGATGGGGAAGCTGCCTGTGGCCGTCCTGATGGTCCCTGCAAAGAATCTGCTCCTCGGCATGCTGGAGCTCTCCCTCCTACTTAAGATTTGAGAGCTGTCCCAGGGAATGCTGAGGCTGGAACACAGCTTGGAGGCGAGAGCTGAGGGCAGGAAGTGACTCACTGGTGCTGCAAGCAGGCGGGTGAAGGTTTGATGCAACTCTGCTCCCAAGGGTGCCCCTTGCAGGCTTGGGTCACCCTGAGGGAGCACTGGGACCTCTCCCCAGCTGCCTCAAGCTCTCCTTTAACAGCCCCAGGGATGCACTGGGTCTGCAGCAGCGCTGGTGAGTTTGGGAGCGGCAGGGTACAGGTGAGCAGCAGCACGAGTCGGTGTggagaagctcccacagcaccccaggGTGCTGGCCCCTACAGCCCGAGAACCTGGGGGCAGGGTGCAGAGTGACCCCGTGCAGATCCCCAAACTGGTGTCAGGAAACGTGGAATGAAGGCACTCCCAGCCTAacggaggggctggagctgctcctcagagcaAGCAGATGGTTTGCCTTTTAGGGTCGGCAGCCGGCAGAAACAATTTCATGCAGATTCCAGGACCCATAATGGTTCTGGAAAGCCAGCAGGAACAAAAAGTGTTCTTCTCCTCTGCTGACCTTGGAGTGCTTTGAGGACTGTCTTTCAAAGCCGTGTCCCTGGACGGTTTCATCCTTACATGGGGAACGCTTGCCTGCCCCAGCGAGGTCgtgctttctcttctgtgcGTCTGTTTAGgtgtgagctgcagctgctgtatTTATGCTCAGACAGCCCTGGGGAGGTGAGGATAGGCAGGGACCTGACAGACAGTCGAAAGCAGGTCTTTTCCTGTGTCCTGGAAAGATGAAGTGTTTCCCTAGGAATAGCCCCGTGGATTACTCTGGGGTGACTCTGTGGAGCAGCTGGTCGTGAGCTGACAACAAACTGGTGTGAAGTTACACGGGGTTACAAGttcaccacacacacacaaggcTCTGCACCTAAGGAGCTCATTGTAGGAGGAACCCTCTCAAAAGGCCAGTTAAACTCTTCAGTGATTTCAGAGATCAGGCGCTGCTCTGTCTGTATTGCTTCCTCTGCATAACAAATCCCCGGTTTATTGGTGCTAAAATTAATGTAACGatctcctggggctgctgctaAGCCATAGGCTTTGGACAATGACACCAGGCTGGTGTTGGGTGCATGTTGCTCTCTAATTAGAAAGTGGACTTTGCTGTGCTTTCTTGACAAATCGCTGACCTTTCCCATACATGAGGCTATTCTGAGCTCTGCTCCGGACTGATCGGATTTGCATCGTGGAGCACTTTGAATGCTGTTTGTGAGCGGAGCTCTTGTTCCTCAAGCTGTTTGTTCATGGGCACAGGAGAGGAACTGAACTTCCTTTGCTCCATGAGCACAACCACATCTttcagagggaaagaggaggcagctggcaggcatatatctgtgtttatttttgccCTGAGACAGCTGAGCAATATCCCACATCCAGCTCCACCATCACCCTGTACAAGGGAGTTGCTTCAGCAAGCCTTGTCCCCCGGACCGGAGCCATCTGGCAATGGGCAAACGCTCTATTTGCAGCTGCAATCCCATCATTAGAGGGCAACACCTTGGTTAGCATTTGAAGGCGTTCCTGAcatcagcccagcacagccaacaCACAGCTGATGTTTACAGGGTGGTGCAGAGGATGAACACATGCTCACTGGCACAGCAGCCATCGCCTCTCTTGTACCTTCCATTTCTCAGCCTCCATTAAAGGGGTTTTTAGTGCATTTTAAAACTCCACCTCTTTCCTTCATAAGGAAGGCAATTCCCAGGTTCATCATCACAATCACAGTAAGAATTGTGGCCTTCTCCACTATTTCTTTTGCTCCATTTCTTTCGCCCCACCTTCCTCTTGGCAGTGTGTTGGGTCTCACAGCACTGCATCTCGGGGACGAGGATGCTGCGTTTGCTTTGGCGCTACCCAGGCTCTGAggcccctgcccagctctgcatgTGAGAGCAGAACAAAGGGAGCAAACAGCTTATCTAACACAAATAACCCTGAGCAAACTTCCTGGGCCTGTTCTTGTTCTGTTGAAAAGGCAGCACAAGGTCTGTTCCCGTGTGCGCTGtctgcagcctggggagcagcagtaCAGAGACTTTGGGGAGAAACTGCTCCGAGTGGAGGCAAGCCTGGTCCACTGCTTTTAGGGTATTCCTTGGTATATCGTTCCTAGAGGGTTTGTTTTTCACTTCCTCTTCTGACAGCATCAGGGTCAGGGTAGTGCTGCTCAGGAGGCTTATTCCTCGTCACTGGTAAAACCTCAGCCTTCTTTATTCGGGTcgtttttttcttcctttgtgttttttGATGTCCTCTGAGCCTGTATCACTGGACCACAGAGCTGAAGTGCAGCCCATGGAAAGACATGGAAGTTCCCTGCTCTGGCAGTGCCTCAGCTCCCAGGCCAGGGGTGCTCATTAGAGCACTTATTACAGACACACCTTGGAAAGTTCCCTTCACCAGGGCTGGGACGGGGAGGAGGAGAGTTGGAAATGTCATTTCATTCTTTGCCAGAGAGAAAGGTCCCAGGTAGCTTCAGGGAGCGAAGGCAGCAGGGGGTGAgaagcagccaggagctgtgtgggggtcaggagagctgctgcccagtcCCAGGAACACCTCGGGGTGCCCCGAGGCGGGGGACACTGGGGAGGGGGCCAGCacaagctggagcagcaggtccAGTTCAGCACCTTGCAGCAAACCCCCAGGCGCCCGCCTCGTGTCCAGTAGCAGACTGGGCATTGCCTTGCTCTGCAGGCAGCGCACAGGGCTGCTGGTTGGAGCTTTGGGGGAGGCTTGGTGTGGCCCAAAGCCCGTGTtgctggcagggacaggccgtggagctgctcctgtggcCACAGCCACGCTGGCCTGCCGCACCAGAGGGCACGGAGCGGGCAGCGGCCTGGCTGGCAGCTGGTAGCGAGCGTCTGAAAAGGGACTTTGTTCCCCCTCGCTTGGTCACGTAGCCATGTGGGAGCAGTGGATTTATTCTCCATCAGTCCTATCGGCACATACCAGGCTTGAcaacagctgggagctgtgtggcTCGGCCAAGAAtagccctggggagctctgggctgtgagtcAGAGCCGTCTggatcagctcctgccctggaggCTGCCTCCCAGCCTACAGCCGGCCAGCGAGGGGGTGCAGGGGCTGCTAGGGAGCTCCCTGACCATGAAATGCTTAACTGCAGGTTGAGCTGGAATTGCTCTTTGTGAAGTGGGTGGGTTCCTGAAGAACACGGCAGCGGAGGTGCTCTGCAGCTGACAGCTCCCATCTAACTCAGTGGGCTTGTCTACACTTGACAGCAACCTGGGTTAAAGAAGGGTGTGATTCTGCAAGTGGAAAACTCCATGTTTAGGAATAACCAGGCTAAACTAAACAGGAGCAAGGTGCTCTCGTTCTGGAGTTAGTGCtccaaagaaagcaaaatatttccacaAACCTGTTGTCTGTGAGGGAGATAAGGAGCGAGGAGAGATGTCAGGTCTCCTTCATGCCAAGCCCCAACAGGTGCTTGTGGAACACCCATCTGCCCCTCTAGCTTCTCCCTGGAGAGTGTTTGTGGTTGGAGGAACACATGCCGAGCAGTTTGCTGGGACGAGGCTCCACAGCCGAGGCACAGTGCAGAACGCCTGATTCCTGCTTCCCCATGGAGCAGCTGCTTTAAACCTCTGGAGAAGTTCCAGGGTTTGAGCTGCTAGCAGCCCCTCAGCCAGAGCTTTCAGCCATCGTGAGGAATCCTGCTACGGACCAtgctgggctgagcctgggGCTCTGGAGGGCAGCTGGGCAGACAGATCTCCCTCAGGGTGCCTGGCTCTCAGACCTCACTGGACACACAGCCACGTGCGTGGTTTTGGTGCCAAACCAAAACTTTTCATGCAGgaaatttctcccttttttattttacacttcACTTCTTAGGAAAGTAGCAGAGAGTGAGGAGCTTAGCTGCACGCTGACACGTCCAGGTTTTCTGCGTGGGGCCAAAGCGCTCCAGCTGTCAACTGGAGTGTAAGCCTGAGGCAAGGTTCATTGCAGACCCTTGGGGCAGGAGCACAGCGTGGGTCTGTCCCCTGTGCTGACAGCAGCTCttggctcagggcagggactCTGGCCCTTCAGCCTCTGGAGGTGGCAGGGTTGCGCAGGGACGTCTCGGACAGCCTGAGCTGATCCTGACCCGCAGCTGCCCCGATCTCAGCAGGTGAAGGAGGCCCTCAGACCGGCACCATGACAGAGTGCTTCGACTGCGACAACTGCAAGGAGTCCCTGTACGGGCGCAAGTACATCCAGATGGACAACGGCCCGTACTGCATCCCCTGCTACGACGCGCACTTCGCCAACACCTGCGACGAGTGCAAGGAGCTCATCGGCCACGACTGCAGGGTGAGTAGGGGCCCTGCAGACAAGCAGGTCAGTTCCCAGGCCCTTCGGTGCCCTCCTCATGCTGGCTGTACTCCCAGGAGCTGTACTACGAGGATCGCCATTACCACGAGCACTGCTTCCGTTGCTTCCGCTGCGACCGCTCGCTGGCCGATGAGCCCTTCACCTGCCAGggcaaggagctgctgtgcaacGACTGCTACTGCAGCGAGTTCTCCTCCAAATGCATCGCCTGTGAGAAGACCGTCATGCCAGGTAGGAGCAGGCGGGCCTGAGCAGTTCCTGGTTCCTTGGTGTCAGCTGGGGCTGCGGGTCCAGCATGAGAGCAGCATGGAAGAGAGTTGGGTCTGTGTTTTCCTGCCCTCCTGTCACTGCACGGAGAGGGCTCCGTCCTTTGCAAGACAGTGAGCTGTGATCACCACAGCAAGCAGTCCCATCTGTCTGTTCCCCTTTCTTATGGGGAAGTGAATGAGGGAGGAGATAACAAAGGGTTTCCTGggcattttctgctgtgtgctGACAAGAAGAGACAGAATGACTGAAGATGTGTGAGTGTCTCTGGAGAAGGCCTGAGGCAAAGGCGTGTGTGTCTTTACTTGGCTATTTTGGCACCATCTTCAGATGTAGGTTACgtcaggcagctctgccacgGCCTTTGTGCCAGTGCTGGGGACGTGTTCCTGCAGCCCTCCCCTtgtggctgtgctctgggcCCGTGGTCCTGAACTGGCACGGGGAGGGGAAGCACAGAGCCAGGTGTGCAGGACCACAGCTCATCCTGCCAAGCCCCCCAGGCCCCTGTGTGCAGGTGTGCTGCTccttctgtcactgcagggctCTCTTTGCAGGCTCCCGTAAGCTGGAGTACAATGGACAGACCTGGCACGAACATTGCTTCAtatgcagcagctgccagcagcccatTGGGTCACGGTCCTTCATCCCAGACAAGAAGGATTATTACTGTGTCCCCTGTTACGAGAGCAAGTTCGCTCCTCGCTGCACCCGATGCAAAAAGGTACGTGTGGCTGAAAGCCGTGTCAGCATCCAGCTGTgatgcagggacagggagctccctgctcctgcctgagcCCTGTCAGAGGAGGGTTCAGGTGCCTGGGTTGTTTCCCCTTGCCTGTGTGTCACCAGCCTGTGCTCTCTTCCTGCAGACCCTCACCAAGGGAGGAGTGACCTACCGGGATGAGCCCTGGCACAAGGAGTGCTTTGTCTGCACGGGCTGCAAGACCCCCTTGGCTGGGCAGCAGTTCACCTCCCAGGATGACAACCCCTACTGCATCAAGTGCTTTGGGAACCTCTATGCCAAGAAGTGCAGCGCCTGCACGAAGCCCATCACAGGTGAGCAGAACAGCTCTTCCAGGAGCCCCGTGATGCTGGGGCTACTTCTGTCCCTTTGTCTGCGTCTTTCACAGTGGTGGACTGTGTCCTGTGGGAGGAATTCCCTCTACCCACGGATAAAGGCTCCAAAATGACCCCTCAAAACATGATCTCATGTCTTTAGCTTGCCTTTTTTGACGCTGATTGCCGTGTCCTGTGAAAAGGTTGTTCACAGGCAGCGAAAGCCTAGAGCAGCACCTGGTGCAGGGGAGTCTGGACCTGCTGTACCTGCCTACGGCAGGGGAAGTAAGGGATCCTCTTCTGCAGAACCCCTGAGAGAgtctgccttccttcctgccctcccccaCTTGACCTTTCCCCTCGCAGCTCCCAGGTTcttgctgctgggagagcaggagcagctgtgaatCAGCTGGTGACTCAGAGGATGGTTCTGCCTGAGGACAGCTCCCAGGCACCCACTTCCCCTTTGCTCCTTATCAGTTTGTTGCAGTGCTGGGGAGAAGAGGGTCACAGCTCACCAGTCCGACAActgccagcagagaaaggaagCTCCTGTGGAGCCCCTGCAGGAGCCTGGgcctgagctgctggcaggatgGCTCTTCCCAGGATTCGAGTAATTCTGTCTGCCTTCATCCGCTGTGATGGTGCagctcttctccctgctcctcctaGGGGAGAAAATCGTGATTCTGGTCCAAATCTGTCAACCCTGCAAAGTCTGGATTGTTCTGAGTTGTTCTGAAGCAATTTTAGTGCTATTCCCCCTACCAGAGCGGAGATTCGCATTTCAGATCTGTTTGATGTGTTCTGGGTGCCACCACCAGCGCCGTGTGTGAAGACCTGACCTGGAGATGAGCGGGCCGGGGCTCGGAATGTTCCGGAAGCTCATCCCAGCGACTCTGACGTTGCCCTCTGTCCTCCCCGGCAGGCTTTGGCGGTGGCAAATACGTCTCCTTTGAGGACCGTCACTGGCACCACAACTGCTTCAACTGCGCGCGCTGCAGCACCTCGCTGGTGGGGAAAGGCTTCATCCCCGACAACGATGAGATCCTGTGCCGCGACTGCAGCAGCGACCTATGAGCCCCCGAGGACACCGCGGCCCGGGGGCTTCCCCCCTTCCTCAGGGCCTTGGTGCCGGATTCCCCGGCAGCGTTTCAGGGGCAGAGCACAAGGCACAGGAGATGGGGGCTGACCCCGAGCCGCGGTGTGTTCCCCTCCCTGAAGGCTAGAGAGTACGCTGTGCTATGGCTCTGTGCAGTCAAAGataaataaagctgaaaaaggaGCTTCGAgacccgcccccccccccattaTTTACTCTTTCTTTTCGCTTCCAGTCTAACCAGGCACGAGCCCAGGCTCCCCAGCTGAGCGAAGGGCAGGAGTGGCTTCAGCACTGGGCCGCTGGATCTGCACGCTGGCAAGCATGTATTCACCCCTTGGCACAGCTCTGacctctcttcttcctccacATGCTTCCCTCGCTCTAGGTGGCACAAGGCGGTGTCACAGCTGGCTTTGCACAGCCTTCTCATATGCACAGCTGGCCCAGGAATGAAGGGCACTGTCTTTTCTTCTGGAGGTTTGGGGGCACCAGGCTGGAGTGTGGCCAGGGGAAGAGCGTACATCCTGTCAGATGGGATCCACCTCTGGAATTCTGTAGCACCTCACTCTTTGCAGGCCAGACCCTTTGCTCAGCACCTCCATGGAGGTGCTCTCTTAGCTGTGAACGAGCAGCTCAAGTCACTTGTAGGTACGGGGCATTCTGCCCACCCACACCTACCCCATTTCTGTCCACCTGTGCTGTGACCTCCCgtggctggctgtgctgggagcgcTGTCCTGCTCAGATGCATctggctgagccctgcagaaGGGCTGAAGGCTGAGACCACTCAGGGCTTTATTCCTTCTCCATCCCTGTCATGAGGATCCATGGGACgggcacagagcccagctgccagcagcactgggaacacCAGAGACCTCCGTTAATTCAGGGAACGGAG
Encoded proteins:
- the FHL3 gene encoding four and a half LIM domains protein 3 isoform X3 codes for the protein MTECFDCDNCKESLYGRKYIQMDNGPYCIPCYDAHFANTCDECKELIGHDCRELYYEDRHYHEHCFRCFRCDRSLADEPFTCQGKELLCNDCYCSEFSSKCIACEKTVMPGSRKLEYNGQTWHEHCFICSSCQQPIGSRSFIPDKKDYYCVPCYESKFAPRCTRCKKTLTKGGVTYRDEPWHKECFVCTGCKTPLAGQQFTSQDDNPYCIKCFGNLYAKKCSACTKPITGFGGGKYVSFEDRHWHHNCFNCARCSTSLVGKGFIPDNDEILCRDCSSDL
- the FHL3 gene encoding four and a half LIM domains protein 3 isoform X1, coding for MQAGEGGPQTGTMTECFDCDNCKESLYGRKYIQMDNGPYCIPCYDAHFANTCDECKELIGHDCRELYYEDRHYHEHCFRCFRCDRSLADEPFTCQGKELLCNDCYCSEFSSKCIACEKTVMPGSRKLEYNGQTWHEHCFICSSCQQPIGSRSFIPDKKDYYCVPCYESKFAPRCTRCKKTLTKGGVTYRDEPWHKECFVCTGCKTPLAGQQFTSQDDNPYCIKCFGNLYAKKCSACTKPITGFGGGKYVSFEDRHWHHNCFNCARCSTSLVGKGFIPDNDEILCRDCSSDL
- the FHL3 gene encoding four and a half LIM domains protein 3 isoform X2; the encoded protein is MQGEGGPQTGTMTECFDCDNCKESLYGRKYIQMDNGPYCIPCYDAHFANTCDECKELIGHDCRELYYEDRHYHEHCFRCFRCDRSLADEPFTCQGKELLCNDCYCSEFSSKCIACEKTVMPGSRKLEYNGQTWHEHCFICSSCQQPIGSRSFIPDKKDYYCVPCYESKFAPRCTRCKKTLTKGGVTYRDEPWHKECFVCTGCKTPLAGQQFTSQDDNPYCIKCFGNLYAKKCSACTKPITGFGGGKYVSFEDRHWHHNCFNCARCSTSLVGKGFIPDNDEILCRDCSSDL